The window AGTTAAAATAGTAAATATAACTAAAACGAATGGAAAGGATTACTATGTTTAAACTATTGACTACTTTTAAGGCTGTATATGAGACAAAAAACTTTTCAACAGCCGCGGAACAATTATTTATTTCTCAACCAGCCGTCTCTAACCAAATTAAACAATTAGAAGAAGAATTAAACACACCACTATTTTATCGAAATGGACGGAAAGAAATTGCCCCTACTAAACCAGCAGAAGTCCTTTACCTCCGTTTATTGAATTTGTCTGATGACTGGAAAGAAACGCTATCAGCGATGAACAATCAAGAAATTCTTTCTGAAAAATGTACAATTATAGCCTCCAATACCTTCTCAAGCTATTATTTACCACAATTAATAGTTGCTTTAACTAAAAAATTCCCAGAACTCACCTTTACATTAGAAATGCATAACTCTGAGGAAGTTGTTGAAAAAATTAAAAAGCATGAAGCTGATTTTGGCTTTATTGAAAAACCCTTATTAACTGGTGATATTCCACGAATAAAAATTCTGACAGATAAACTTGTTCTTGCTGGTGATCTTTCAAGTAGTCTTTGGTTGATTCGTGAACCCAGTTCTGGCGTGTTTCATTATACTGAACGGTATTTTTTAGAACAAAATATCCAACCTCAAAAAATGATTATCAAAAACAATGAGCTAATTATTAAGTGTTTGACTATGGGATTAGGCAAATCAATTGTCTCAAAAAAAGCTGTCCCAAAAGGTATGCCCAGTCAAGAGCTTGGTGAAAATTACCAACGCGCCTTTTACTTCATTAACAGACAACATTTAAAATCTAAGCAGTTACAACAAGTTGCCGAGTTTGCGACTTCATTTTATCAAACAAAAAAAAGCTAGAATACAATTCCCTCTGTACTCTAGCTTACGCTTTTAAAACAAATTGTTTCTGCTAATTTCGTTTCATTTTATTTTCTAAATAGTCAATCAAACTCTCATACTCAACTTTACGATAATCTGTCACGTCAAATTCATGAAGCTCACCTAATCGGAACGACTCATACCCCCTAGCCTCAATGATAGCTTTGAATTCATCCCGTGTAATCTGATTGTCTGCCTTACTTCGATCTTCCAAATGGTCGCCATAATGATAACTTTGCATTAAATGACTAAGATGTCGTTCTGGCTCTAGATCTCGTTGCTGACGCCTTTGCCACAAAACTTCAAAGTCTGCCACTAAACGAATCGTTATCACTTCATAATGATAACGATTCGCATATTCAGCTAGTTTATGCTTTTGCTTATTGCTAAAAGGATATTCTGACACAATCATCCGCTTGCCCGCTTCCAGATATAAAGCCAAGACACCATAATAAAATTGCCAAACTCGTTTTTCTAATTCAGCCTTTTCTTCTAATGAATTAAATCCAACTGAATCAGCAAATAATTCTTTGCCTTCATCAGGCGTAATCAAAAACAAATCAGGAATTTGCCTTTTTATCTGCTGAATCAAAAAGGTCTTCCCTGTTCCCGGGCTACCTGCTAACAAAATCAAATATTTTTTCATTTATTTAACGGGCTATCCACATTCATAAATAAACCAATTTTGTGTTTAATAATTGATTTGCAGACGTCATTAGCTGGAATCACATTAT is drawn from Carnobacterium gallinarum DSM 4847 and contains these coding sequences:
- a CDS encoding AAA family ATPase, giving the protein MKKYLILLAGSPGTGKTFLIQQIKRQIPDLFLITPDEGKELFADSVGFNSLEEKAELEKRVWQFYYGVLALYLEAGKRMIVSEYPFSNKQKHKLAEYANRYHYEVITIRLVADFEVLWQRRQQRDLEPERHLSHLMQSYHYGDHLEDRSKADNQITRDEFKAIIEARGYESFRLGELHEFDVTDYRKVEYESLIDYLENKMKRN
- a CDS encoding LysR family transcriptional regulator, with product MFKLLTTFKAVYETKNFSTAAEQLFISQPAVSNQIKQLEEELNTPLFYRNGRKEIAPTKPAEVLYLRLLNLSDDWKETLSAMNNQEILSEKCTIIASNTFSSYYLPQLIVALTKKFPELTFTLEMHNSEEVVEKIKKHEADFGFIEKPLLTGDIPRIKILTDKLVLAGDLSSSLWLIREPSSGVFHYTERYFLEQNIQPQKMIIKNNELIIKCLTMGLGKSIVSKKAVPKGMPSQELGENYQRAFYFINRQHLKSKQLQQVAEFATSFYQTKKS